The DNA segment GAATCCACATCCACCTTTCCTTCCATATTCACAGCATTCGCCACCGCAGATTTAAGAAGCTTGTTCAGAGTCTTTGCAACATACCTGGGCGTGAACTGAAGAAGACTGAGAGCAGAATTGACATTCTGTCCCCTTATCTCATCGAGAACCTGCCTGGCTTTTCTCGGCGAAACTCTCACATGTTTTGCAACAGCTCTTGCTTCCATTTCCCCCTGCTCCTGCAAACATCAGACTCAAGAACAAGAAACTCTGCGATCTATCTCCGAACTTCGATTCTCGGTTCCAGACTTCTCACTTCAGAGGCGCCGCGGCTTTTTCCACGTGAGCACCGTGAGCCCTGAAAACCCTTGTTGGGGAGAATTCCCCAAGCTTGTGCCCGACCATATTCTCTGTGATATAGACGGGAATGAACTTGTTCCCATTGTGAACCGCAAGAGTATGACCCACAAAATCCGGCGTAATAGTAGAGCGCCGGGCCCACGTCTTGATAACTCTCTTATCCCGGGTCTGATTCATCGCCGCAACCTTCTTCAGCAGTTTCTCATCAACAAACGGACCCTTTTTTACCGACCTTGCCACCTTCTACTTCCTCCTTTTCAATATGTACTTCGAAGAAGGCTTGTTCTTTTTCCCTGTCTTGTAACCCTTCGTGGGCACTCCCCAGGGAGTTACAGGGTGTCTTCCTCCCGAACTCTTTCCTTCACCGCCGCCAAGAGGATGGTCAACCGGATTCATTGCAACACCCCTAGTGATCGGCTTTCTCCCGAGCCATCTGGTTTTCCCGGCTTTTCCATAGACGATGTTCTCAAAGTCCAGGTTTCCGACCTGACCGAGGGTCGCCCTGCACTCTTCCTTGACCATTCTCACCTCGCCGGAAGGAAGCTTGAGATGAGCGAATCCGTTCTCTCTTGCGGCAAGCGATACAAAACTTCCTGCCGAACGCGCAAGCTGGCCGCCTCTTCCGGGCACGAGCTCAACACAGTGAACACTGGCACCCAGCGGAATCTCTTTCAGAGGAAGGCAGTTGCCGTCCCTTATCTCGGCGCCGGAGCCGGAAAGAAGCTTGTCCCCGACGGACACACGGAGAGGAGCAAGAATGTACCTTTTCTCTCCGTCGGCATAGCAGAGGAGAGCAATCCTTGCGGACCGGTTGGGATCATACTCAATTGCCTTCACTTTTGCCGGAATCCCATCCTTGTCACGCTTGAAATCCACCATCCGGTATTTCCTCTTGTGACCGCCGCCGATATGGTAAGAAGTGATATGGCCGTAGTTGTTCCGGCCGCCGGTCTTCTTGAGGGGCACGACGAGATTTTTCTCGGGTTTCGATTTCGTGACATCAGAGTAGTCAGCATCTATGCGATACCTGAGCGTCGGTGTAAGCGGTCTATGTTTCTTGAGCCCCATTTTCTCTCCTAGATCTGCTCAAAGATGTCGATTGTGTCGCCCTTCCGCAGCGTGACCACGGCTTTCTTCCAGTCCGAGCGCTTTCCCTGGAACACTCCCATTCTCTTTGTCTTTCCCACGACCTGGAGCGTTCTCACTCTTTCCACCTTGACTCCGAAAATTGCCTCCACGGCTCTCTTTATTTCTATCTTGTTGGAATCCCGGAAGACCTCAAACAGGTAATGATTCCCGCTGGTCCTGATTTGGGTCCCCTTCTCGCTGATCAGAGCCCGTCTGACTATTTCCCTAGGTTCTT comes from the Candidatus Eisenbacteria bacterium genome and includes:
- the rplV gene encoding 50S ribosomal protein L22 gives rise to the protein MEARAVAKHVRVSPRKARQVLDEIRGQNVNSALSLLQFTPRYVAKTLNKLLKSAVANAVNMEGKVDVDSLFVKEAWVGPGPTLKRWLPRAQGRATPILKRTSHITIIVDVREPKG
- the rpsS gene encoding 30S ribosomal protein S19 encodes the protein MARSVKKGPFVDEKLLKKVAAMNQTRDKRVIKTWARRSTITPDFVGHTLAVHNGNKFIPVYITENMVGHKLGEFSPTRVFRAHGAHVEKAAAPLK
- the rplB gene encoding 50S ribosomal protein L2, with protein sequence MGLKKHRPLTPTLRYRIDADYSDVTKSKPEKNLVVPLKKTGGRNNYGHITSYHIGGGHKRKYRMVDFKRDKDGIPAKVKAIEYDPNRSARIALLCYADGEKRYILAPLRVSVGDKLLSGSGAEIRDGNCLPLKEIPLGASVHCVELVPGRGGQLARSAGSFVSLAARENGFAHLKLPSGEVRMVKEECRATLGQVGNLDFENIVYGKAGKTRWLGRKPITRGVAMNPVDHPLGGGEGKSSGGRHPVTPWGVPTKGYKTGKKNKPSSKYILKRRK
- the rplW gene encoding 50S ribosomal protein L23 codes for the protein MKEPREIVRRALISEKGTQIRTSGNHYLFEVFRDSNKIEIKRAVEAIFGVKVERVRTLQVVGKTKRMGVFQGKRSDWKKAVVTLRKGDTIDIFEQI